A genomic window from Populus alba chromosome 19, ASM523922v2, whole genome shotgun sequence includes:
- the LOC118047401 gene encoding UPF0481 protein At3g47200-like isoform X1: MTVSGTPRVPKVSPDHVSLDIAKLAESVEGKLKSLRSFSDLCFIYRVPKRLRELNEKAYTPQVISIGPFHHGKKELQEMEEQKRLYLRQFLELCKVSVKVFIAAIAERESRLRNCYAETFDNLSKEEFVEMVLLDCSFLIMFFLKSFSSDIQGAYSDRIFNKLWTREEIQFDLCLLENQLPFFIVEDLFNLSKIQHHCKEHSMIEVTHDLLSCKWDSWVPRDISKHFKLSRPEHFVGYLAICQRPSQQMQPTQLTNLTIPSVAELHQAGMKFKLGSSINLLDIKFDDNKAKDVEILVQNGILENGLPDNEAVASLFRNLSKENTLAIDTFYYSGLVEDLNKYCRKRRHKWKAALKQKYFDNPWTITSLVAATVLLILTIMQTVCSIIQIV; the protein is encoded by the exons ATGACCGTTTCTGGAACACCAAGAGTGCCAAAGGTCAGTCCCGATCATGTTTCTCTTGACATTGCCAAATTAGCAGAGTCTGTGGAAGGAAAGTTGAAAAGCTTGCGTTCCTTTTCAGATCTGTGTTTCATCTACAGAGTTCCAAAACGACTGCGTGAGTTAAATGAAAAGGCTTACACACCTCAAGTAATTTCCATTGGCCCCTTTCACCACGGAAAAAAAGAGCTACAAGAAATGGAAGAGCAAAAGAGACTGTACCTCAGGCAGTTTCTTGAATTGTGCAAGGTAAGTGTGAAGGTTTTCATTGCAGCTattgcagagagagagagtagatTGCGTAATTGTTATGCAGAAACCTTTGATAATCTAAGTAAAGAGGAATTTGTGGAAATGGTGTTGCTGGATTGCTCCTTTCTCATCATGTTCTTTCTGAAATCATTTTCCTCTGATATCCAAGGAGCATATAGTGACCGCATATTCAATAAACTATGGACGAGAGAAGAAATACAGTTTGATTTGTGCTTGCTTGAAAATCAGCTTCCATTCTTCATTGTTGAGGACTTGTTCAATCTATCCAAAATACAGCACCATTGTAAGGAGCATTCCATGATAGAAGTTACTCATGATCTCTTGTCATGTAAATGGGATTCATGGGTGCCAAGGGACATTTCGAAGCACTTCAAGTTGTCTAGACCAGAGCATTTTGTTGGCTATCTAGCAATCTGTCAGCGGCCATCACAGCAGATGCAGCCAACTCAACTTACAAATTTAACAATTCCTAGTGTTGCAGAGCTCCATCAAGCTGGAATGAAGTTCAAGTTAGGGTCCAGCATAAACCTACTCGACATAAAATTTGATGACAATAAAG CTAAGGATGTGGAAATACTCGTTCAGAATGGAATCCTAGAAAATGGTCTCCCTGATAATGAAGCAGTTGCAAGCCTTTTCCGCAATCTTTCCAAGGAAAATACTCTCGCCATTGACACTTTCTACTATTCTGGTTTAGTTGAAGATCTGAACAAGTACTGCAGAAAACGGAGACACAAATGGAAGGCAGCCTTGAAACAGAAGTATTTCGACAATCCATGGACAATAACCTCTCTTGTAGCAGCTACTGTTCTTCTCATACTCACTATCATGCAAACAGTGTGTTCAATCATTCAAATTGTTTGA
- the LOC118062691 gene encoding uncharacterized protein → MEEQKRLYLRQFLELCKVSVKVFIAAIAERESRLRNCYAETFDNLSKEEFVEMVLLDCSFLIMFFLKSFSSDIQGAYSDRIFNKLWTREEIQFDLCLLENQLPFFIVEDLFNLSKIQHHCKEHSMIEVTHDLLSCKWDSWVPRDISKHFKVSRPEHFVGYLAICQRPSQQMQPTQLTNLTIPSVAELHQAGMKFKLGSSINLLDIKFDDNKGTLEIPHKNYRRSYRNPIKEISKPLSNAIAV, encoded by the coding sequence ATGGAAGAGCAAAAGAGACTGTACCTGAGGCAGTTTCTTGAATTGTGCAAGGTAAGTGTGAAGGTTTTCATTGCAGCTattgcagagagagagagtagatTGCGTAATTGTTATGCAGAAACCTTTGATAATCTAAGTAAAGAGGAATTTGTGGAAATGGTGTTGCTGGATTGCTCCTTTCTCATCATGTTCTTTCTGAAATCATTTTCCTCTGATATCCAAGGAGCATATAGTGACCGCATATTCAATAAACTATGGACGAGAGAAGAAATACAGTTTGATTTGTGCTTGCTTGAAAATCAGCTTCCATTCTTCATTGTTGAGGACTTGTTCAATCTATCCAAAATACAGCACCATTGTAAGGAGCATTCCATGATAGAAGTTACTCATGATCTCTTGTCATGTAAATGGGATTCATGGGTGCCAAGGGACATTTCGAAGCACTTCAAGGTGTCTAGACCAGAGCATTTTGTTGGCTATCTAGCAATCTGTCAGCGGCCATCACAGCAGATGCAGCCAACTCAACTTACAAATTTAACAATTCCTAGTGTTGCAGAGCTCCATCAAGCTGGAATGAAGTTCAAGTTAGGGTCCAGCATAAACCTACTCGACATAAAATTTGATGACAATAAAGGTACGTTGGAGATTccacataaaaattatagacGATCATACAGAAATCCTATTAAAGAAATCTCCAAGCCTTTGAGCAATGCCATTGCGGTgtaa
- the LOC118047400 gene encoding UPF0481 protein At3g47200-like: MDEWERRVAHQLKTFFKKSLQKNVRIILFLFRRELAQDDRFWNTKSAKDLCFIYRAPKRLRELNEKAYTPQVISIGPYHHGKKELQEMEEQKRLYLREFLGLCKVSVKDFIAAIAERESRLRNCYAETTDNLSKEEFVEMVLLDCSFLIMFLLKAFSFDIQEANTDRIFNKLWMREEIQFDLCLLENQLPFFIVEDLFNLSKIQHHCKAHSMIELTHDLLSHKWYSWVPEDISKHLKLSKAEHFVGYLAICQRPSQHMQPAELTNLTAPSAAELHQAGMKFKLGSSINLLDIKFDDNKGTLEIPHKVIDDHTEILLRNLQAFEQCHCGVNIYVCDYITMLSFLVPSAKDVEILVKNGILENCLPDNEAVASLFRNLSKENSLAIDTFYYSGLVEDLNKYCRKRRHKWKAALKQKYFDNPWTIISLVAATVLLILTITQTVCSIIQVV, encoded by the exons ATGGATGAGTGGGAGAGGAGGGTTGCTCATCAg TTGAAAACATTTTTCAAGAAAAGCCTTCAGAAAAATGTCAGaattatcttgtttttgttCAGAAGAGAGCTT GCACAGGATGACCGTTTCTGGAACACCAAGAGTGCCAAAG ATCTGTGTTTCATCTACAGAGCTCCAAAACGACTACGTGAGTTAAATGAAAAGGCTTACACACCTCAAGTAATTTCCATTGGCCCATATCACCACGGAAAAAAAGAGCTACAAGAAATGGAAGAGCAAAAGAGACTGTACCTGAGGGAGTTTCTTGGATTGTGCAAGGTAAGTGTGAAGGATTTTATTGCTGCAattgcagagagagagagtagatTGCGTAATTGTTATGCAGAAACCACTGATAATCTAAGTAAAGAGGAATTTGTGGAAATGGTGTTGCTGGATTGCTCCTTTCTCATCATGTTCTTGCTGAAAGCATTTTCCTTTGACATCCAAGAAGCAAATACTGACCGCATATTCAATAAACTATGGATGAGAGAAGAAATACAGTTTGATTTGTGCTTGCTTGAAAATCAGCTTCCATTCTTCATTGTTGAGGACTTGTTCAATCTATCCAAAATACAGCACCATTGTAAGGCGCATTCCATGATTGAACTTACTCATGATCTCTTGTCACATAAATGGTATTCATGGGTGCCAGAGGACATTTCGAAGCACTTAAAGTTGTCTAAAGCAGAGCATTTTGTTGGCTATCTAGCAATCTGTCAGCGGCCATCACAGCATATGCAGCCAGCTGAACTTACAAATTTAACAGCTCCTAGTGCAGCAGAGCTCCATCAAGCTGGAATGAAGTTCAAGTTAGGGTCCAGCATAAACCTACTCGACATAAAATTTGATGACAATAAAGGGACGTTGGAGATTCCACATAAAGTTATAGACGATCATACAGAAATCCTATTAAGAAATCTCCAAGCCTTTGAGCAATGCCATTGCGGTgtaaatatatatgtatgtgaCTACATTACAATGCTCTCTTTCCTTGTCCCCTCAGCTAAGGATGTGGAAATACTCGTTAAGAATGGAATCCTAGAAAATTGTCTCCCTGATAATGAAGCAGTTGCAAGCCTTTTCCGCAATCTTTCCAAGGAAAATTCTCTCGCCATTGACACTTTCTACTATTCTGGTTTAGTTGAAGATCTGAACAAGTACTGCAGAAAACGGAGACACAAATGGAAGGCAGCCTTGAAACAGAAGTATTTTGACAATCCATGGACAATAATCTCTCTTGTAGCAGCTACTGTTCTTCTCATACTCACTATCACGCAAACAGTGTGTTCAATCATTCAAGTTGTTTGA
- the LOC118047401 gene encoding UPF0481 protein At3g47200-like isoform X2, translating into MEEQKRLYLRQFLELCKVSVKVFIAAIAERESRLRNCYAETFDNLSKEEFVEMVLLDCSFLIMFFLKSFSSDIQGAYSDRIFNKLWTREEIQFDLCLLENQLPFFIVEDLFNLSKIQHHCKEHSMIEVTHDLLSCKWDSWVPRDISKHFKLSRPEHFVGYLAICQRPSQQMQPTQLTNLTIPSVAELHQAGMKFKLGSSINLLDIKFDDNKAKDVEILVQNGILENGLPDNEAVASLFRNLSKENTLAIDTFYYSGLVEDLNKYCRKRRHKWKAALKQKYFDNPWTITSLVAATVLLILTIMQTVCSIIQIV; encoded by the exons ATGGAAGAGCAAAAGAGACTGTACCTCAGGCAGTTTCTTGAATTGTGCAAGGTAAGTGTGAAGGTTTTCATTGCAGCTattgcagagagagagagtagatTGCGTAATTGTTATGCAGAAACCTTTGATAATCTAAGTAAAGAGGAATTTGTGGAAATGGTGTTGCTGGATTGCTCCTTTCTCATCATGTTCTTTCTGAAATCATTTTCCTCTGATATCCAAGGAGCATATAGTGACCGCATATTCAATAAACTATGGACGAGAGAAGAAATACAGTTTGATTTGTGCTTGCTTGAAAATCAGCTTCCATTCTTCATTGTTGAGGACTTGTTCAATCTATCCAAAATACAGCACCATTGTAAGGAGCATTCCATGATAGAAGTTACTCATGATCTCTTGTCATGTAAATGGGATTCATGGGTGCCAAGGGACATTTCGAAGCACTTCAAGTTGTCTAGACCAGAGCATTTTGTTGGCTATCTAGCAATCTGTCAGCGGCCATCACAGCAGATGCAGCCAACTCAACTTACAAATTTAACAATTCCTAGTGTTGCAGAGCTCCATCAAGCTGGAATGAAGTTCAAGTTAGGGTCCAGCATAAACCTACTCGACATAAAATTTGATGACAATAAAG CTAAGGATGTGGAAATACTCGTTCAGAATGGAATCCTAGAAAATGGTCTCCCTGATAATGAAGCAGTTGCAAGCCTTTTCCGCAATCTTTCCAAGGAAAATACTCTCGCCATTGACACTTTCTACTATTCTGGTTTAGTTGAAGATCTGAACAAGTACTGCAGAAAACGGAGACACAAATGGAAGGCAGCCTTGAAACAGAAGTATTTCGACAATCCATGGACAATAACCTCTCTTGTAGCAGCTACTGTTCTTCTCATACTCACTATCATGCAAACAGTGTGTTCAATCATTCAAATTGTTTGA
- the LOC118047401 gene encoding uncharacterized protein isoform X3, with protein sequence MTVSGTPRVPKVSPDHVSLDIAKLAESVEGKLKSLRSFSDLCFIYRVPKRLRELNEKAYTPQVISIGPFHHGKKELQEMEEQKRLYLRQFLELCKLPFFIVEDLFNLSKIQHHCKEHSMIEVTHDLLSCKWDSWVPRDISKHFKLSRPEHFVGYLAICQRPSQQMQPTQLTNLTIPSVAELHQAGMKFKLGSSINLLDIKFDDNKAKDVEILVQNGILENGLPDNEAVASLFRNLSKENTLAIDTFYYSGLVEDLNKYCRKRRHKWKAALKQKYFDNPWTITSLVAATVLLILTIMQTVCSIIQIV encoded by the exons ATGACCGTTTCTGGAACACCAAGAGTGCCAAAGGTCAGTCCCGATCATGTTTCTCTTGACATTGCCAAATTAGCAGAGTCTGTGGAAGGAAAGTTGAAAAGCTTGCGTTCCTTTTCAGATCTGTGTTTCATCTACAGAGTTCCAAAACGACTGCGTGAGTTAAATGAAAAGGCTTACACACCTCAAGTAATTTCCATTGGCCCCTTTCACCACGGAAAAAAAGAGCTACAAGAAATGGAAGAGCAAAAGAGACTGTACCTCAGGCAGTTTCTTGAATTGTGCAAG CTTCCATTCTTCATTGTTGAGGACTTGTTCAATCTATCCAAAATACAGCACCATTGTAAGGAGCATTCCATGATAGAAGTTACTCATGATCTCTTGTCATGTAAATGGGATTCATGGGTGCCAAGGGACATTTCGAAGCACTTCAAGTTGTCTAGACCAGAGCATTTTGTTGGCTATCTAGCAATCTGTCAGCGGCCATCACAGCAGATGCAGCCAACTCAACTTACAAATTTAACAATTCCTAGTGTTGCAGAGCTCCATCAAGCTGGAATGAAGTTCAAGTTAGGGTCCAGCATAAACCTACTCGACATAAAATTTGATGACAATAAAG CTAAGGATGTGGAAATACTCGTTCAGAATGGAATCCTAGAAAATGGTCTCCCTGATAATGAAGCAGTTGCAAGCCTTTTCCGCAATCTTTCCAAGGAAAATACTCTCGCCATTGACACTTTCTACTATTCTGGTTTAGTTGAAGATCTGAACAAGTACTGCAGAAAACGGAGACACAAATGGAAGGCAGCCTTGAAACAGAAGTATTTCGACAATCCATGGACAATAACCTCTCTTGTAGCAGCTACTGTTCTTCTCATACTCACTATCATGCAAACAGTGTGTTCAATCATTCAAATTGTTTGA
- the LOC118047402 gene encoding BURP domain protein RD22-like, with amino-acid sequence MSLANSCALLLLFFLTLSLFITCSTAATTIGVTHTTVAVAADNVPLPKKVTTFLPSDISPPTEKYWYSRLPNTPLPKALRYLLQPGHYHSINREFANENVSAAVILRAYRIRYRISYKRDDKKSLNSALPDSTIFYQYDDLHPGKKMKVLFTESGTKVSFLPRQVAESIPFSSDKVPEILKYFKLEVNSKEAQVIREEIGGCEEPNMEGEEKYCATSLESLIDFSFERLGQNVRVLSTEAGKKQEYTVSAAVRMIGDHKAAVCHKMRYPYAVHYCHVIADTEVDEVPLVGADGTKVKAVTVCHLNTSAWSPDHIAFQVLKIKPGPAVCHFLDSDTLVWVPKKDKKMTP; translated from the coding sequence atgTCTCTAGCCAATTCTTGTGCActgctcctcctcttctttcttaCTCTCTCCCTCTTCATTACCTGCTCCACCGCTGCTACCACCATCGGTGTAACCCACACGACAGTGGCTGTGGCTGCTGACAATGTCCCTTTACCAAAGAAAGTTACCACCTTCCTCCCTAGCGATATTTCTCCACCTACTGAGAAGTATTGGTACTCAAGGTTGCCCAACACTCCATTGCCAAAAGCCCTGAGATATCTTCTACAACCTGGTCATTATCATTCAATCAACAGAGAATTCGCTAATGAAAACGTAAGTGCTGCTGTTATCCTAAGAGCCTATAGAATACGTTATAGGATAAGTTATAAAAGAGACGATAAAAAATCCCTGAACTCTGCCCTCCCTGACTCAACCATATTCTACCAGTACGACGATCTCCATCCaggtaaaaaaatgaaagttctTTTTACGGAGAGTGGAACCAAGGTTAGTTTCTTGCCTCGTCAAGTCGCAGAGTCTATACCATTCTCGAGTGACAAAGTACCAGAGATTTTGAAGTACTTTAAACTAGAAGTCAACTCAAAAGAGGCTCAGGTTATCAGAGAAGAAATAGGAGGATGCGAGGAGCCAAAcatggaaggagaagaaaaatattgtgcTACATCCCTAGAGtcattaattgattttagttttgaaagGCTTGGCCAAAATGTTCGGGTACTCTCGACTGAAGCAGGCAAGAAGCAAGAGTATACGGTTTCAGCCGCAGTGAGAATGATTGGAGATCATAAAGCAGCAGTGTGTCACAAGATGAGATATCCTTATGCAGTGCACTATTGCCATGTAATCGCAGACACAGAGGTTGATGAGGTTCCATTAGTGGGTGCTGATGGCACAAAAGTGAAAGCTGTAACGGTTTGCCACCTCAACACATCAGCTTGGAGTCCAGACCATATTGCGTTTCAAGTTCTCAAAATTAAGCCAGGACCTGCTGTTTGTCACTTTCTAGATAGTGATACTCTCGTTTGGGTGCcaaagaaggataaaaaaatgactCCATGA
- the LOC118047401 gene encoding uncharacterized protein isoform X4 produces the protein MTVSGTPRVPKVSPDHVSLDIAKLAESVEGKLKSLRSFSDLCFIYRVPKRLRELNEKAYTPQVISIGPFHHGKKELQEMEEQKRLYLRQFLELCKHHCKEHSMIEVTHDLLSCKWDSWVPRDISKHFKLSRPEHFVGYLAICQRPSQQMQPTQLTNLTIPSVAELHQAGMKFKLGSSINLLDIKFDDNKAKDVEILVQNGILENGLPDNEAVASLFRNLSKENTLAIDTFYYSGLVEDLNKYCRKRRHKWKAALKQKYFDNPWTITSLVAATVLLILTIMQTVCSIIQIV, from the exons ATGACCGTTTCTGGAACACCAAGAGTGCCAAAGGTCAGTCCCGATCATGTTTCTCTTGACATTGCCAAATTAGCAGAGTCTGTGGAAGGAAAGTTGAAAAGCTTGCGTTCCTTTTCAGATCTGTGTTTCATCTACAGAGTTCCAAAACGACTGCGTGAGTTAAATGAAAAGGCTTACACACCTCAAGTAATTTCCATTGGCCCCTTTCACCACGGAAAAAAAGAGCTACAAGAAATGGAAGAGCAAAAGAGACTGTACCTCAGGCAGTTTCTTGAATTGTGCAAG CACCATTGTAAGGAGCATTCCATGATAGAAGTTACTCATGATCTCTTGTCATGTAAATGGGATTCATGGGTGCCAAGGGACATTTCGAAGCACTTCAAGTTGTCTAGACCAGAGCATTTTGTTGGCTATCTAGCAATCTGTCAGCGGCCATCACAGCAGATGCAGCCAACTCAACTTACAAATTTAACAATTCCTAGTGTTGCAGAGCTCCATCAAGCTGGAATGAAGTTCAAGTTAGGGTCCAGCATAAACCTACTCGACATAAAATTTGATGACAATAAAG CTAAGGATGTGGAAATACTCGTTCAGAATGGAATCCTAGAAAATGGTCTCCCTGATAATGAAGCAGTTGCAAGCCTTTTCCGCAATCTTTCCAAGGAAAATACTCTCGCCATTGACACTTTCTACTATTCTGGTTTAGTTGAAGATCTGAACAAGTACTGCAGAAAACGGAGACACAAATGGAAGGCAGCCTTGAAACAGAAGTATTTCGACAATCCATGGACAATAACCTCTCTTGTAGCAGCTACTGTTCTTCTCATACTCACTATCATGCAAACAGTGTGTTCAATCATTCAAATTGTTTGA